Part of the Phycisphaeraceae bacterium genome, CGCTGCCGAACACATACAGGTCGTCGCCGCGTTCTCGCTTCAGGCGTGCGACATGCTCGGCGGCGTGCTCGCGAACGAGCGTGGTGTTCGCCCAGTCGGCGCGCCCGAGCGTGCGCGAGAAGACGATCTTGGGCAGCGAGTTCATGAGGTCGGCGATCTCCCCGGTGGCGCCGGGCCAGTACGCCGCCATGCCCTCGTAGGTCGCGCGACCGAAGAGCACCGCGCCGGCGCCCTTGCAGTGCTCGATCGAACGCTGCTCAAGCTCCTCGCACCACGCGAGCAGGTGCCAGTCCAGATCCCACGGCTTCTCGCTGTCAAAGAAACCGTCGAGGGTGATCAGATTCCACAGGATGAGTCGGCGCATGAGGACCCTGCTCCCTTCCGACTATCTGCACGGAACATTGGCGAGCTTCGCTCGCCAGTGCCACACATACCTCCCCCCTCCGCGCTCTCCGCGTCCTCCGCGGTGAACCTCTTCTCTTATCCGAACTGGATGCCCTGCGCGAGGGGCAGGTCCTTCCCGTAGTTCACCGTGCAGGTCTGTCGGCGCATATAGACCTTCCACGAGTCGGACCCGCTCTCGCGTCCGCCGCCGGTGTCCTTCTCGCCGCCGAACGCGCCGCCGATCTCGGCGCCGCTG contains:
- a CDS encoding dihydrofolate reductase produces the protein MRRLILWNLITLDGFFDSEKPWDLDWHLLAWCEELEQRSIEHCKGAGAVLFGRATYEGMAAYWPGATGEIADLMNSLPKIVFSRTLGRADWANTTLVREHAAEHVARLKRERGDDLYVFGSANLSESLFRAGLFDEIRLAVAPVVLGAGRPLFGRGLPRRAMRLLEASPASSGCVVLRYAPA